The Octadecabacter arcticus 238 genome contains a region encoding:
- a CDS encoding anti-sigma factor domain-containing protein: MPAFLCAGAAALTLLVALQFGSYMQPDAVTPTSVARVVAQDNGLVVAAAYVEDSGQLFVERQIGARAQGRSLELWIIAGDAAPLSLGILATDETINEIIIPESLRIKMVGATLAISDEPAGGSPTGAPTGAVLAAGEITTL, translated from the coding sequence GTGCCCGCCTTTCTGTGTGCGGGTGCCGCGGCGTTGACCCTATTGGTGGCGTTGCAATTTGGTAGTTATATGCAGCCAGACGCTGTGACGCCGACATCCGTGGCCCGCGTGGTCGCACAAGACAATGGCCTCGTGGTTGCTGCGGCCTACGTTGAGGACAGCGGCCAATTGTTCGTCGAACGCCAAATCGGGGCCCGCGCGCAAGGTCGATCATTAGAGCTGTGGATCATTGCTGGCGACGCGGCGCCCTTGTCGTTGGGCATTCTGGCGACGGATGAAACCATCAATGAAATTATTATCCCCGAAAGCCTTCGGATTAAAATGGTTGGCGCGACGCTTGCAATCTCGGACGAACCTGCTGGCGGATCGCCGACAGGCGCGCCGACCGGTGCCGTCCTTGCTGCGGGCGAAATTACCACGCTGTAA
- a CDS encoding sigma factor yields the protein MRLWQGGARTFATGKASPISWLATIARNRSIDRLRKN from the coding sequence CTGCGGTTATGGCAAGGCGGGGCGAGAACGTTCGCGACTGGCAAAGCCAGCCCGATCAGTTGGCTGGCGACCATCGCGCGCAACCGTTCAATCGATCGATTGCGAAAAAATTGA